Part of the Benincasa hispida cultivar B227 chromosome 12, ASM972705v1, whole genome shotgun sequence genome is shown below.
TTCTACTTTTCGAATCTTGTCATAtgttgtaaaaagaaaaaatgaaacttGCTTTCATTACTTGCATATTCccacaattttatttaatttgcagAATTTGACAGCAATTTCAAGTTATTACAGAAAAAAGATTTGGTTATTGATGATCACTTGATGATCCATGATTGGGCTTTTACTGATACTCATTACATCCTCTTTGCTAACCGAATCAAGCTCGATGTCATAGgtatgttttgttttgtttattgttttaataatataatagtaaattattgtttattaatttttattaaaatataattttgatctAGATCTCCACAGCAAACcgtttgcaatttttttttttaaattacttattaaatattttatacctAAAATATATATGCAcaattcttttctaattttaaaaactctAAAACGACCTTAcattgataatcattttgttttcaattttctattatttaaaattatatttgttttttcacAAATCAATTTTGGTATACGTCTCACCTTCTCTAACAATacacatttaaatttaaaaataaaatcatatttttaaaaagtagcaAGAACCCATAGagataatgtttataaacttaattttttaataaaagaaataaaaaacataatTGCTCTGCTGgttaaccatttaattttttttttaaaaaaaattaagcttataaataatacttttatctattagtttctttgttttgttatctatgtTTATTCTTATGAGTATTTTAACAatgaagtcaaattttgaaaactatttttctaaaaacatttcttattgttttagaaatataatttggttatatatttcgacaattaaaaaaattgtacttttcaaaaacaaaaaaaattaaaaagcaaatggttatcaaataggGCTAAAATAGTTATCTATCTGGCAATTGATTAGTTTTACCTAGAAACCTTCTtctaattttctcaattttagatataaatgacaaaaaattaatttaataaaaggaaattatttcaaatggtaaaattgttgaaaagattTACatgatatagcaaaattttagaactatcaatgatagacgctgatagatactgatggacttctatcagtgtctatcagtatctactattgatatttctataatttttctatattttgtaaaaaatatatttccattaattattgactGAAATTAATTAGAACCCAAAACCACATAAATTGAAGGTGCAATGGGTGCTGTTAGTGGGATATCTCCAATGATATCAGCATTAAGTGTAAACACAAGCAAACCCACTTCTCCAATTTATTTGATTCCAAGATTTGGTGAAGATTCAAACAGAAATTTGAGAAAGGCTGTTGTTGAAGTTCCTTCAAGGCTTTGGCTGCTACACGTTGGCAATGCCTTTGAAGTTATTCATGAAGATGGCAACTTGGACTTCCAAATTCATGCCTCTGCTTGCTCCTATCAAtggttcaattttaaaaaattgtttggtAAGTCCTTTTCCCTTTCATGCCCTCACCCTTCTTTCGAGTCGTTTATTAGATAACTATTATGTTTCATCTGAAAAAACCTATTAGTAAAGAGTAACGACTATATGTACTTTTTGACGTGGGATCTTTaacattcttttttaaaatagtgtCTCGTTGAATTCATTCTTCTTGGGttggattttgattttgagtttttgaatGAATAATACTTGTTTGAGCTCCATGAACTCTAATACTGTATTCTGCTAGGTTACAATTGGCAGACTGGAAAACTAGATCCTTCCATTATGAATTTGAATGAATCCAAAAGTGAGTTATTGCCTCGCCTAGTTAAGgtaacttttaaatttctttccattagtgtatttaattaaaccaaaaaaatcaatgaTAAGGGTatcttttccccctttttttgaTAGAAATGtttgaccaaattttaaaaaaatgggcAAGAAAACAATTGGTAAAAACATGTTGTTCTAATTATCAATCGGACCTAATTCAATGGgtaaaacaattatatattgactaaaaaaaaaatcataaaagttgaaatttatagtaaaaaacttagctgttattttttttttaatgtgaaaataaattatactaaaattataattacaCCTACTTGATTTCAAAAGTTTGAATACaattttaatgaagaaaagCTAATGAGAAACACATTCAAAATTAACCATTTGCAGATATCCATCAGTTTAAATAAGAATGAGAAGTGTGAAAAGTGCAGTGTGGAGCCATTGAACCAATGGACAAAATCCTCAGATTTTCCCGTGATAAACCCTAAATTCTCAGGGCTAAAACACAATTACTTATATGCTGCAACTTCCTCCGGTTATCGGCGATCGCTACCGTCGTTTCCATTCGATATGATCGTGAAGCTCGACATGGTAATGAACACCGTCCGAACATGGTCTGCTGGTAATCGAAGATTCGTCGGAGAACCGGTTTTTGTTCCCAAaggaaatgaagaagatgatggatATCTTCTTGTTGTTGAGGTTAGCAAACTTATAAAccatctctctctttttagtgttttgtgtgtttttattattaattcagaatatgTTCAATGGAAGAAGTATTTAAAGAAATGGAAACTAAATGacctaaaaaatatttagtaaGCAAAGCAGAGACAAAGtactctataattttttttaaaggaaaaaatagctttttgtcctggattttaaatttaattttcatttgatctctaaatttcaaaatgttatatttttagtccttgaattttaaattttatttcaatttagtccttaggTTTTAAAATGCTACAATATTACCCTTGAGATTTGAATtctgtttcaatttggtctccaggtttcaaaatttacactttttgacctatattttttaagaattaaagattATAATATGCTATTGAGTTTAGACCATCCCAAAGTCACTCTCAAACTAAACCTTAGCGCTTCTTAGAAATATATAGATTTTGGTATTCACATCCAATGATATTTATCATAAGGTAGCTACATTTTGTGACAACCTCATTGAATAATTTGTTTACACATGCTAGAAATTATATTTCCGAATTCCAACCATACCCTTCAAAATACTATTTGTTAATGAAGTAACAAAATGAGAATATTTGAGTAAAGGATTTCAACTGTTTAAATACAGTATGCAGTATCAATACAAAGATGCTATCTTATTATTTTGGAGGCCCAAAGATTTGGAGAAGCTGATGGAATTGTAGCAAGACTTGAGGTCCCAAAGCATCTTAATTTCCCTCTTGGTTTTCATGGTTTTTGGGCTGCTAATGCATAAAAGGACAAATATTCATATTCGTCGactaaaaaatctaaaaaataaaatattttttgagaTATTCGGATGCACATACTGAAGTTGTTAGTTAATTGCAATTCAACGAAAAAGATATCCTGATTGAGTTCTTAAACACTAGTATTCAAGTATTTACATACATAATgttgtttttactttttgttttcttgaaaacataatgtattttttttggTAATAAATTTATATGTCTTCTATGTTATATGGAcgtgaatcatattaaaattaagttCATTTCATTAGAACTAATTTGTTAGTGCAAATCGAGAGTTGTATGAAATTATACATGCTAGGGCAAGATATATTTCACCACTAGGAACTATTTTTCATtatgccttttttttttggacattgaataataaaatactatttttattgAGGATTTCACATTAGAATGAAAAGACACGTCTCACAATCTCTATAATATAAATAGACAACTCCTCTCACAATcgattagtttaatttttagatGGACACACCTCACAATCTCTATATTGAGTCCTCTCGTTTTTCTAATATAGTTTTTCAGATCTTGCCTGATAGTGGTGAATTCAAAGAAAATGCAATATATCTTGAGGGAACATGTTAAAAATTCCACATTAGAATGATACACAAACCACTACTTCTATAaccaattgattttgagatgaaactaTTGTCCATCTAATTAACTTTTGTATAAACTTAAATCGATACATTTCATTTGATAGTGTTGCTGAACTTTGAGAGAATATTTTCACTATAATGGATTGCTGACATACTGATCAAAGCTTTTTAAAGATTATAGCCCCTCCTCCATTGCTCTTAATTTTTTTGCTTTTATGTAATGCTTATTCTTTACGAGGATTTCTATCTAGCCCTCTCTTCGCTCTTTTGATCGTACTCCCCGCTTCTCTTGAATATATTGATGGGGAGAGGGATATGATGAGGATATTAAGAATGTGTATATGTTTTGATTCACCTACTAATCCACagtttcgtttttttttttaattatgaaaattacATTTCATTTGATAGAATTAGTGTAGGGAAACTTATTTTAGTGGTATGAATTTCCTATTGCTAGTTCACCACATGTACTATTAATTTTGTTGCACATGAATGGCCAACCATTTATTGTTTGTTCTATTAATATGGATCTAAGTTTGTAAGAGAGAATCTATTTTTGAGTTACGTCTAAATTTAGCCATACTAGAATACTATAAAAAGGGATATTATTCATCCACTAAAGAAAGCACTGAAAAAAGGCATAATTCAAagcaagaaaagaagaaaaaaaaaaaaaaaaggaaaattagagagaaaatggcCAAAAAAATGATTGCAGTGTTTCTTATGTGCATTGTGGTGATGGCTGCTTTGCAATTTACCACTGCCAATGAAGAGGTGGCCAAATATGAGGCTAAATTTGATGCCAAATACAAGTCTTGCTATGAAACTTGTGAGAAAGAATGTCTTGAAAAGGGCAATGGCCAAAGTTTTTGTGAAGTTAAATGTGATGAAGATTGTGATGAAAAAGAAACTGCTGGTACTCTTTCATTTCCTTATAACTTTAACAGCTTAAATGTTTAGGTCAATCAGAATTTTGTGTTCGAATACTGTAATATCATTTTCCTCTCTTATTAATATTCATTTTCACTCGTGAGACttgtacaaaaaaaatttcGGTCAATCTATTATTTAAAATGGTATTAGAATAAGTGTTCTTAAATTCAAACCTCAGAATGGTTATTTCCTCTCCAATTAATATAGTTTTTAGTTATTCGGTCTTTCGTgagtaaaagaaaaatttattaaagtgttgatataatattaaatttatttttcactcataaatttaaattttagggtCAATAAATGATTTAACCGATGATAAAAGGATTGTATTCTTAATGGAAAACTTGAAATTTGTTGTATTTGTTTTGCAGATAAGCTCCACATCAAGCCAGCACATTGAGTAATGGaggataaaagaaaataagtgCCCTTGGGAAAATTTATCAGATTTATGTCAAGAATTCTTACCATCATTATTCATTAgtatattaaaataatctaGTTTGAGAGGAGTTGATAAAgttccctttttccttttttttctttctttttattaactttttcaacttttttcctctttcttttataatattgtaatttgaatatttcaatttataaaattcCTTTATTTGGTATAATGGGATTGTGAATCAATTTTACGGTAATGTATTTATTATTcagcaagtttttttttttttttaaaaaaaaaacttttcctaaaaagacaaaataaaaaaaaaccttaaaattttactattaacTAGTCCGGTTTGATAAcgttcttgtttcttgttttttacaTTATCAAATACACATAAGTTTCAGTGCAAACAATTGTGTCTATCATTTATGTattgttaaaattttatttgcaaCATTCAAGTCATTTGCCttaaatctaattatattatttagatGTTGTttgttgtaaaatattaaagtgaacttaaatgaatattttaacaaataaatttatatattataattctaactaatttgaaatgtattgaaaataataaatttaaattttaaatatcatataaacatgtatattaaaaaaatttaaattaaattaacatataaatataaaatttaatagaaaagaaaaaaatatagccaaagtaatatataatataaagataaattaaattaaatctgtTTTTGGGAATGGGACGTGCTTGTCTATTAACTAACCAAACTCAAATTTGACTCAATTTTTATGaacgttttcaaattttagaaataagaaACGAGAACAATTATCATACAAGTCAATttcttaaacaataaaaaatagaaataaaaaagaagttgAAACGTTATCAAacaaatcttatattattatggcCTTTCTTTATATAACACAATGTTAGTACATTATAAAATGTACTTTCCGTTGTGCGATTATCCCGCTAAAATTAACAAAACAATTGTACATTATTTTATTGTGTATGTGTATAAAAGTTCGTAAATTCCTTTGTTGTTATAAAATTTCTCCAATATACTACcataaataacattttttttctttacaaaaattattttataacatttcttattttgtttgaaactactcatttttttcattgatCAATTAAATTGGagggttttaattttttttttttaaaaaaaaatcaacatacTTTCTTCTAAAATgttctaaaaattaaatataaaatatgaagattttcaaaaataaaattaagggAAACTACtttcaaaatagcaaaatttaatcattttaggCTTCTATCAGTTTCAATCCATGATAGACatcgatagacttttatcaacctctatcaatgataaatattgATAAACTATCCGTAtctatttatttgatatttttcctaTCCATgataatttttctataaaatatgtaATTATCTCACTTAAAGTAATTGAAAATAAAGTTAGTTAAAACTGTATTGCTCTAAGTTGTCCATCTCGATGTATTTAGTTGGATTTTTgttatagtatatatattttttgagtCCTCTTATATTatcattttaaactttcaaagtttaatgaattaattgaaacaaggattattaaaatattgatgtcaCTATCCATGGatagaaatttcaattttgatatttatattgGTTAATATTTATCAATAGAATATCagtgttgatgattttttttttccaataaagAAATTTATGCAAATTGTTTTATGTGAATTAACCTCATAGTTGGAATTTGCAATGATCACTGCAGTTTTAGAATTTACTCATTCATTAACCATGTTTCTAACCTTCAGAattttccttgtttttttttttttgggtttttttttaaataataatctcTTTACAATCTCAATTCTTAGTTACATATTGTTGTAAAGTAACACTCGTCTCCAAGGACCTAAGATGACGCGGAGCAGTCGAGGTCATCGAAAatggttaaaataaaaaataaaaaaaaaaaggaaaagacatCGTCCCCTTGGACaacaaaataaagtaaataattttttaataaaaacaaaaacaaatgatATGCAAAAACTAGAATTGCGTTTAGGAGTTAGTTTGTGCATGGGAAAGATGTTAGTACCCAATAGCACCCGTCTAGAAAATTGACCAAATTTTAAATCTGGAattaaaaatattcttgaaagaaaatttttattttacccctcatttctccaatttttaGTGTAATGATTTCTTAAAATAAGTAGAAAAATTCCATCAATTAGGCCAATTAGAATTTAGGAAGAAATCTTCCCctcaagaaataaaaaatattttaatttctcaaatACGTCATAGGATAACCctttaataaaagattttttaaaactatttttaattaaattcattttattttgggaTCAAATCTCATACTTACAAAGGTTATGATCCCTCACCTCTAGAGTTTCATTTAACTGGAGGGATCAAGGCTTCGTAGGGACTCGTCTCGAACAGGATGGGGAATCCTCAATAGATGGGGAATGGGTAGAGATGTCCACAGCACAGGGAGCAGGGAAGCCATCCCCGTCCCAATTCTTGTGAATTTCCTCAATGGGAACGAGAGGCATGGATTCCCTGCGGGAAAAAAATTCtcgcttttgtttttttttaaatttttttaaattttaatcaaatatatatttttccaatgcaatttattgaaatatttccaatgcaattttcattgtaatgaaatattattaatttttctattaaagACAATACATAGAcaatttgaaaagatataattataatgctaaattctcattatttatagaaattaaaattcaattattagaaCATCCATCCATAATTATTCTTAATTATCCATAATTATCATAACAAAGTTTCCAATTACATCAAAGGTTCACAAAACACAAGTCAAGACACAACAcatatttttttaggaaaagtTACAACATAGCCAAACCTAGCCATCATCGAATTTCATCCAACTTTGTAAAAGATGATtcctaaaaaaacaaatattgcataaattaatataaatcaatattaaaaaaataataataatacacagACTTATAACTTACATCATTTGGATCTCGATCCTCAAGAACATTTTCCAAAACTTTAGTATCTATAGGAGTATGCTTATCTATCTAAGacatgtataaaaaaaatgatctcaaattataacaataaaagtttattaaataaagtaaaCAATAATATTAACTCATACATTGAGCTCAAAGTCAATCTTGAGTACACATCAAAGCTTCTAATAAGTTTTCATGAATTTGGGAACGATGTGGACCTACATGTCTACCACCAATACTAAATACAGATCCAGAAGCAACAGTAGTGACCAGAACAACTAGAATATCTTTtgcaatttgatacaaaatagAATACTTTACTCCATTCAACTTCCACCATTGCAAAATGTTAAAGTCATCCGATTGCGGTAGAAGAGACTCATCCAAATAATGATCCAACTCTGATTTGACATTGTCAACATCATTTTCTACATTATTAACAAACTCTTCAAAATTGAGATATCGATATTTCCCAGTAATTAGAGAAGTTGAACTACTACTTCCATATCACTTTGAAGTCGAAGAAGTACTAATTGTAGATGT
Proteins encoded:
- the LOC120068443 gene encoding carotenoid cleavage dioxygenase 7, chloroplastic — translated: MKTNSLTPSLPLQFPSPIKLPPVTVIRFPSSLIPKAISIPTPNTTRISINDDDSIAAFWDYQFLFVSQRTETTDPTVLRLVDGAIPPDFPSGTYYLAGPGMFSDDHGSTVHPLDGHGYLRAFVFERKKKEVVFMAKYVKTEAKMEEHDLVTDTWRFTHRGPFSVLKGGKKLGNTKVMKNVANTSVLRWGGRLLCLWEGGDPYEIRPENLDTVGKFSAVHGGCDCDSPSHGGPYGAGFWRFAAELLKPVLYGVFKMPPKRLLSHYKLDAQRNRLLIMSCNAEDMLLPTSHFTFYEFDSNFKLLQKKDLVIDDHLMIHDWAFTDTHYILFANRIKLDVIGAMGAVSGISPMISALSVNTSKPTSPIYLIPRFGEDSNRNLRKAVVEVPSRLWLLHVGNAFEVIHEDGNLDFQIHASACSYQWFNFKKLFGYNWQTGKLDPSIMNLNESKSELLPRLVKISISLNKNEKCEKCSVEPLNQWTKSSDFPVINPKFSGLKHNYLYAATSSGYRRSLPSFPFDMIVKLDMVMNTVRTWSAGNRRFVGEPVFVPKGNEEDDGYLLVVEYAVSIQRCYLIILEAQRFGEADGIVARLEVPKHLNFPLGFHGFWAANA
- the LOC120092613 gene encoding major pollen allergen Ole e 6-like, with amino-acid sequence MAKKMIAVFLMCIVVMAALQFTTANEEVAKYEAKFDAKYKSCYETCEKECLEKGNGQSFCEVKCDEDCDEKETADKLHIKPAH